The Palleronia sp. THAF1 genome window below encodes:
- a CDS encoding DUF4345 domain-containing protein, whose protein sequence is MFLMAFGVGLVPVALAYGAVPEQSLTWLYGLDAPDSTTRHFFRAIMGLYLAMIAFWLAGAAHAALRMAALWSAFVFVTGIASGRLLSLALDGWPRPILLIYLVLEIALAAVSLTLILCGPGRATAEDAG, encoded by the coding sequence ATGTTCCTGATGGCCTTCGGCGTCGGACTTGTGCCGGTCGCCTTGGCCTACGGGGCCGTGCCGGAGCAAAGCCTGACGTGGCTCTACGGCCTTGACGCGCCGGATTCGACCACGCGGCATTTCTTCCGCGCGATCATGGGTCTTTACCTGGCGATGATCGCCTTCTGGCTGGCCGGCGCCGCACACGCTGCCCTGCGGATGGCAGCCCTGTGGTCGGCCTTCGTCTTCGTCACCGGCATTGCCAGTGGCCGTTTGCTCAGCCTTGCACTGGACGGATGGCCGCGGCCGATCCTGCTGATCTATCTGGTCTTAGAAATCGCGCTGGCCGCCGTAAGCCTGACGCTCATCCTTTGCGGGCCCGGACGCGCGACCGCTGAGGACGCGGGGTGA
- a CDS encoding FAD-dependent oxidoreductase, whose protein sequence is MARQVKIVGAGIAGLTAALALAQRGHEVEMLERAERMAEVGAGLQISPNGEAVLAALGLRDGLEAISLSSRAVVLADGPSGRVLLRMPLGERRYRLVHRAALAKMLVTAASDAGARIRLGCDVSMKGDGLVVNSAPEDAEFVLGADGLHSVVRPALNGPSAPFFTGQVAWRAIVPGDAMPESRVDMGPGRHLVCYPLTDGRVNLVGIEERADWTAADWRQQGDPDRFRALFADFPDARANLERIEACYLWGLFRVPVAQVWQRDRVAILGDAAHPTLPFLAQGANLALEDAWTFAAAFDAHTLPQWQNARRDRTTRAIEAANANARNYHLSGPMRWAAHTVLRGLNAAAPGLMLKRLSWLYDHDVTQP, encoded by the coding sequence ATGGCTAGGCAGGTGAAGATCGTCGGCGCCGGGATCGCGGGGCTGACCGCCGCGCTGGCCTTGGCGCAGCGCGGGCACGAGGTGGAAATGCTGGAGCGCGCAGAGCGGATGGCCGAGGTCGGCGCCGGTCTGCAGATCAGCCCCAATGGCGAGGCAGTGCTGGCCGCGCTGGGACTGCGCGACGGGTTAGAGGCGATAAGCCTGTCCAGCCGCGCGGTCGTGCTGGCCGATGGGCCATCGGGGCGTGTCTTGTTGCGAATGCCGTTGGGCGAACGTCGTTACCGATTGGTTCACCGCGCGGCACTGGCCAAGATGCTGGTGACGGCGGCTTCGGACGCTGGAGCGCGGATTCGTCTTGGCTGTGACGTATCGATGAAGGGCGACGGGCTGGTGGTGAACAGCGCGCCCGAAGACGCAGAGTTCGTTCTGGGCGCGGACGGTTTGCATTCGGTCGTGCGGCCGGCGCTTAACGGCCCATCCGCGCCGTTCTTCACCGGGCAGGTGGCGTGGCGCGCGATCGTGCCGGGGGATGCGATGCCGGAGTCCCGCGTGGACATGGGGCCGGGGCGGCACTTGGTCTGCTATCCATTGACCGACGGTCGCGTGAACCTCGTCGGGATCGAGGAACGCGCGGATTGGACGGCCGCCGACTGGCGACAGCAGGGCGATCCCGACCGCTTCCGCGCGCTCTTCGCCGATTTCCCGGATGCCCGCGCGAATCTAGAGCGGATCGAGGCCTGCTATCTATGGGGGCTGTTCCGCGTCCCCGTCGCGCAGGTTTGGCAGCGGGACCGTGTCGCGATCCTGGGCGACGCCGCACACCCGACGCTGCCGTTTCTGGCGCAAGGCGCGAACCTTGCGCTGGAAGACGCCTGGACCTTTGCCGCGGCTTTCGACGCCCACACGCTTCCGCAATGGCAGAACGCCCGACGCGACCGCACGACACGCGCCATCGAGGCCGCCAACGCCAACGCGCGCAACTACCACCTGTCCGGGCCGATGCGGTGGGCTGCCCACACCGTGCTGCGCGGGCTGAACGCCGCCGCGCCCGGCCTGATGCTGAAACGCCTGTCGTGGCTCTACGATCACGATGTGACCCAGCCCTAG
- the dksA gene encoding RNA polymerase-binding protein DksA produces the protein MKVETFLPEDYRPAEDEPFMNERQLEYFRRKLIEWREELLDGSRSTIEGLQDGTRNIPDVNDRASEETDRALELRTRDRQRKLVAKIDAALRRVESGEYGYCEVTGEPISLKRLDARPIATLSLEAQERHERREKVHRED, from the coding sequence ATGAAGGTCGAAACCTTCCTGCCCGAGGATTACCGCCCCGCAGAGGACGAGCCTTTCATGAACGAGCGTCAGCTTGAGTATTTCCGCCGCAAGCTCATCGAATGGCGCGAAGAGCTTCTGGACGGAAGCCGGTCGACCATCGAAGGCCTGCAGGACGGCACCCGCAATATCCCCGACGTGAACGACCGTGCCTCGGAAGAGACCGACCGCGCGCTGGAACTGCGCACGCGGGACCGCCAGCGCAAGCTTGTGGCCAAGATCGACGCGGCTCTGCGCCGGGTGGAAAGCGGCGAGTACGGCTATTGCGAGGTGACCGGAGAGCCGATTTCGCTGAAGCGTCTGGACGCCCGCCCGATCGCCACGCTGAGCCTAGAGGCGCAGGAGCGTCACGAGCGGCGTGAGAAGGTCCACCGCGAGGATTGA
- a CDS encoding arylsulfatase, which produces MNRSIRTVLVASAALAFAVPAALAQESRPNILVVLFDDVGFTGFGAYGGDANTPRIDALSQSGTLFSRYYSSPFCGPSRAMLMTGQDNHETGMGTLVETVTPGQRELPGYSMIWDDGQQTIASRLSEAGYRTYVSGKWGIGAKGANLPNRFGFDRSYVMDSTGGSNYDHSHYLPGYQDVAWYEDGEPVRLPEDFYSSRNLVDQMIEYIDEGGTDQPFFGFLSLQAVHIPVQAPLEFIDRYDGIFDVGWDVMREERWQRAINLGLVPDSTTLAPVHEDHRAWDDLTPQEQRIAAREMQVNAGMIEAADYHIGRLLDHLEETGQLKNTIVVVTSDNGPEGGVTRLENPVANLALNGIRALEGYDTSPDNAGLPGSLVAIGPEWASVSASPFNLYKFYSSEGGLRVPLVIDGPGIAAIGVQDGLVHVTDLMPTLLDAAGVAYDPAAIYGQSMLPLLAGDTVEARGPEDSFGVEVSGNAALYRGNWKLVRPALPRGDFTWRLFDLPVDPGETTDVADENPELFAELRAEYDAYSQENGVLDLGAEDYAEKQLFSNLLDKVIGKYWAYLAAVVLMLLLSVFALYRLVRVLMRRRTA; this is translated from the coding sequence ATGAACAGATCCATCAGAACCGTGCTTGTCGCGTCGGCCGCCTTGGCCTTCGCGGTCCCGGCGGCCCTGGCGCAGGAAAGTCGTCCGAACATCCTTGTGGTGCTGTTCGACGACGTGGGTTTCACTGGGTTCGGGGCTTACGGCGGGGATGCGAATACACCGCGAATCGACGCTCTGTCGCAGTCGGGAACGCTCTTCTCGCGCTACTATTCGTCTCCGTTCTGCGGGCCCAGCCGGGCGATGCTCATGACGGGGCAAGACAACCACGAGACCGGGATGGGCACTTTGGTCGAGACGGTGACCCCCGGCCAGCGAGAATTGCCCGGATATTCCATGATCTGGGACGACGGCCAGCAGACCATCGCGAGCCGTCTCTCCGAGGCAGGTTACCGTACCTATGTCAGTGGCAAGTGGGGGATCGGCGCGAAGGGGGCGAACCTGCCCAATCGGTTCGGTTTCGACCGGTCCTACGTGATGGATTCCACCGGCGGCAGTAACTACGATCATTCGCACTACCTGCCCGGATACCAGGACGTGGCGTGGTACGAGGATGGCGAGCCTGTGCGCTTGCCCGAGGATTTCTATTCTTCGCGCAACCTCGTGGATCAGATGATCGAATACATTGATGAAGGCGGCACGGATCAGCCCTTCTTCGGCTTTCTATCACTGCAAGCCGTCCATATCCCGGTGCAGGCTCCCCTGGAATTCATAGATCGATACGACGGCATCTTCGATGTCGGCTGGGATGTGATGCGCGAGGAACGGTGGCAGCGCGCCATCAATCTTGGCCTTGTTCCCGACAGCACGACCTTGGCCCCCGTGCATGAGGATCATCGCGCTTGGGACGACCTTACTCCGCAGGAGCAGCGGATCGCCGCGCGCGAAATGCAGGTGAACGCGGGCATGATCGAGGCTGCGGATTACCACATCGGCCGCCTGCTGGATCATCTGGAAGAGACAGGCCAGCTGAAGAACACCATCGTCGTCGTGACCTCGGACAACGGACCCGAAGGCGGCGTGACCCGGCTTGAAAACCCTGTCGCCAATCTGGCGCTGAACGGGATCCGCGCGCTCGAGGGCTATGATACCTCACCCGACAATGCCGGTCTGCCGGGCAGTCTTGTGGCCATCGGGCCGGAGTGGGCGTCGGTCTCGGCCTCTCCGTTCAACCTGTACAAGTTCTATTCCAGCGAAGGCGGGCTGCGCGTTCCGCTCGTCATCGACGGACCGGGCATCGCGGCGATCGGCGTGCAAGACGGTCTGGTTCACGTAACTGACCTGATGCCGACGCTTCTGGACGCCGCAGGGGTCGCCTATGACCCGGCTGCGATCTACGGGCAAAGCATGCTGCCGTTGCTGGCAGGGGACACCGTTGAGGCACGCGGCCCCGAGGACAGTTTCGGCGTCGAGGTCAGCGGCAACGCGGCGCTTTATCGTGGCAACTGGAAGCTGGTGCGCCCGGCGCTGCCACGAGGAGACTTCACTTGGCGGCTGTTCGACCTGCCCGTCGATCCGGGTGAGACCACGGATGTCGCAGACGAAAATCCCGAACTTTTCGCCGAACTGCGCGCCGAATACGACGCCTATTCCCAAGAGAACGGCGTACTGGACCTGGGAGCAGAGGATTACGCCGAAAAGCAGTTGTTCAGCAATCTTCTGGACAAGGTGATCGGCAAATACTGGGCCTATCTGGCCGCCGTCGTGCTGATGCTGCTGCTGTCGGTCTTCGCCCTGTACCGGCTGGTCCGCGTGCTCATGCGACGTCGGACCGCCTGA
- a CDS encoding isopenicillin N synthase family dioxygenase, with the protein MIPAIDATRLHAPDTLQAMHRAATETGFLTVTNTRIGRDGVDAVIAAYLDFFRLPHAEKARIDMAATGSNRGWGAPGAERVDPTANPDYKQVFDMGLELDANDPMAAHGLKYYAPNRWPEGMPAFQATVEAYYAQARATALDLLRALAAAIGQPSDYFDDKFDRPMALLRGNYYPPRPANAGARDFGIAPHTDYGCLTLLATDGTAGLEVQTLDGTWEGISAAPGTFVVNFGEMLEMWTNGTVRATPHRVIGTQAERVSVPLFFNPNYDTNVAPMGSGQTILAGDHLSKRYDETYLHLTKA; encoded by the coding sequence ATGATCCCCGCCATCGACGCCACCCGCCTGCACGCCCCCGATACGCTGCAAGCGATGCACCGCGCCGCGACCGAAACCGGGTTTCTAACGGTCACGAACACCCGCATCGGGCGCGACGGGGTGGATGCCGTGATCGCTGCGTACCTCGACTTCTTCCGCCTGCCCCACGCTGAAAAGGCGAGGATCGACATGGCCGCGACAGGTTCGAACCGCGGCTGGGGCGCGCCGGGGGCCGAGCGTGTCGACCCAACCGCCAACCCCGATTACAAACAGGTCTTCGACATGGGGCTGGAGCTGGACGCGAACGATCCCATGGCCGCGCATGGGCTCAAATACTACGCTCCCAACCGTTGGCCCGAGGGGATGCCCGCGTTCCAGGCGACGGTGGAAGCCTATTATGCACAAGCCCGCGCCACCGCGCTGGACCTGCTGCGCGCGCTCGCCGCCGCCATCGGCCAGCCGTCGGATTACTTCGACGACAAGTTCGACCGCCCAATGGCCCTGCTGCGCGGCAACTACTACCCGCCCCGCCCCGCCAACGCAGGCGCGCGCGACTTCGGCATCGCGCCGCACACCGACTACGGCTGCCTCACGCTCCTGGCGACCGACGGCACCGCCGGGCTGGAAGTGCAGACGCTGGACGGCACGTGGGAGGGCATCAGCGCCGCCCCCGGCACCTTTGTCGTCAACTTCGGTGAAATGCTGGAGATGTGGACGAACGGCACCGTCCGCGCCACGCCCCACCGGGTCATCGGAACGCAGGCAGAGCGCGTATCCGTCCCGCTGTTCTTCAACCCGAACTACGACACGAACGTCGCCCCCATGGGGTCGGGACAGACGATCCTTGCAGGCGATCACCTGTCGAAGCGCTACGACGAGACGTATCTGCACCTGACCAAGGCCTGA
- a CDS encoding formylglycine-generating enzyme family protein, which produces MRRVRKSLIGGGILTAVLAATAVLALSPRGGSSSGSGSTCGLSASQLGGFVTIPGGGFVMGVDPHYPEEGPPRRVLVSPFLLQEHEVTNAQFATFVADTGYLTEAERNGGSARFSETDTPQRILSWWSLDPAATWRTPDGAGSDLTGRDLHPVTHVTLNDARAYADWAGGRLPTEVEWEYAASHGLFDPMDPESGVRAPDGTPRANVWTGLFPIMNSRRDGFAGTAPVGCYEAGLTGAFDMIGNVWEWTDTPFGAAQPRVTIKGGSFLCSEDYCQRYRVAAREGMERDFSTAHVGFRIVKDMGQGK; this is translated from the coding sequence ATGAGACGGGTTCGGAAATCACTCATAGGCGGGGGTATCCTGACCGCGGTTCTTGCAGCCACCGCAGTTCTGGCGCTTTCGCCGCGCGGGGGCAGTTCATCCGGGTCGGGGTCCACGTGCGGATTAAGCGCGTCCCAACTCGGCGGCTTCGTCACTATTCCCGGCGGCGGCTTTGTCATGGGGGTTGATCCGCACTATCCCGAAGAAGGGCCGCCACGGCGTGTGCTTGTCTCGCCCTTCTTGTTACAGGAACACGAAGTCACGAACGCCCAGTTCGCAACCTTCGTCGCCGACACGGGCTACTTGACCGAAGCCGAGCGCAACGGCGGATCGGCTCGGTTCAGCGAGACCGATACACCCCAGCGGATTTTGTCCTGGTGGTCGCTTGATCCCGCCGCGACCTGGCGCACGCCGGACGGTGCTGGATCGGACCTGACAGGGCGAGATCTGCACCCCGTAACGCACGTCACGCTGAACGACGCCCGGGCCTATGCCGACTGGGCGGGCGGTCGCCTGCCGACCGAGGTGGAGTGGGAATACGCCGCGAGCCACGGTCTGTTCGATCCCATGGACCCCGAATCCGGCGTCCGCGCGCCCGACGGCACCCCTCGGGCCAATGTGTGGACGGGTCTCTTCCCGATCATGAACTCGCGTCGCGATGGGTTCGCGGGCACCGCGCCGGTGGGGTGCTACGAGGCTGGTCTGACCGGAGCCTTCGACATGATCGGCAATGTCTGGGAATGGACGGATACGCCCTTTGGCGCCGCCCAGCCCCGGGTCACGATCAAGGGTGGGTCGTTTCTGTGCAGCGAGGACTACTGCCAGCGGTATCGCGTTGCCGCGCGCGAAGGCATGGAACGCGACTTCAGTACCGCGCATGTCGGATTTCGGATCGTGAAGGACATGGGACAAGGGAAATGA
- a CDS encoding 2-hydroxychromene-2-carboxylate isomerase, translating to MTRTVDVFWSFRSPFSYLATPDLLKLRDDYDVSVQFRPVLPIAVRAKESLFTDDPRRVRYIMLDMVRRAEFLGMPFGRPSPDPVVQDLNTFEVADEQPYIYRLTGLGIEAERRGKGLDFAFHVAALIWSGTPGWNEGDRLGEATAKAGLDLAEMEAALAAEDPMPQIEANQAALDASGHWGVPTMVFEGEPFFGQDRVETLRWRLDQAGLAKG from the coding sequence ATGACCCGAACCGTCGATGTCTTTTGGTCGTTCAGAAGCCCGTTTTCCTATCTTGCGACCCCCGATCTTCTGAAGCTTCGGGACGATTACGACGTATCCGTGCAGTTCCGACCAGTTCTGCCGATCGCGGTCCGCGCGAAGGAGTCGCTGTTCACCGATGATCCGCGGCGTGTGCGATACATCATGCTGGATATGGTGCGGAGGGCCGAATTTCTGGGCATGCCGTTCGGGCGGCCCTCGCCCGATCCGGTGGTGCAGGACCTGAACACCTTCGAGGTCGCAGACGAGCAACCGTACATCTATCGACTGACCGGTCTGGGCATCGAGGCAGAGCGGCGCGGCAAGGGGCTGGACTTCGCATTTCATGTCGCCGCCCTGATCTGGAGCGGAACGCCAGGCTGGAACGAAGGCGATCGGCTGGGCGAGGCGACTGCGAAAGCGGGTCTGGACCTGGCCGAGATGGAGGCGGCGCTCGCAGCGGAGGATCCCATGCCGCAGATCGAGGCCAATCAGGCTGCGCTGGATGCTTCGGGCCATTGGGGCGTTCCGACCATGGTGTTCGAAGGCGAACCTTTCTTCGGCCAGGACCGGGTCGAGACCCTGCGCTGGCGCTTGGACCAAGCGGGACTGGCAAAGGGATGA
- the tpiA gene encoding triose-phosphate isomerase encodes MADRTPLAAGNWKMNGTAAALDQVKALADAQGSAASDILLCPPATLLQRMAQAAEGTKISVGGQDCHWNEIGAHTGDVSAAMLKDAGATAVILGHSERRADHAETDEIVRNKTKAAWEAGLMAVVCVGETLAEREAANTIAIIEGQLAGSLPEQATGHNLVVAYEPVWAIGTGKVPTTDQIGEVHDMIRSRLIERFGAGVGKSVRVLYGGSVKPSNATEIFAVENVDGALVGGASLKADDFGGIIAALDTAKG; translated from the coding sequence ATGGCCGACCGCACCCCCCTTGCCGCCGGAAACTGGAAGATGAACGGCACCGCCGCCGCGCTGGATCAGGTGAAGGCCCTGGCCGACGCTCAGGGCAGCGCCGCGTCCGACATCCTGCTGTGCCCGCCCGCGACGCTGTTGCAGAGGATGGCGCAGGCGGCAGAGGGCACTAAAATCAGTGTGGGTGGTCAGGACTGCCACTGGAACGAGATCGGCGCGCATACCGGAGACGTGTCGGCTGCGATGCTGAAGGACGCTGGCGCCACCGCCGTGATCCTTGGCCATTCGGAACGGCGTGCGGACCACGCCGAGACCGACGAGATCGTGCGCAACAAGACGAAGGCCGCGTGGGAGGCCGGTCTGATGGCCGTCGTCTGCGTCGGTGAAACGCTGGCCGAACGCGAGGCGGCGAACACCATCGCCATCATCGAAGGGCAGTTGGCCGGATCGCTGCCCGAACAGGCGACGGGCCACAATCTGGTCGTCGCCTATGAGCCCGTCTGGGCCATCGGCACCGGCAAGGTCCCCACCACGGACCAGATCGGAGAGGTCCACGACATGATCCGCTCCCGCCTGATCGAACGCTTCGGCGCAGGCGTCGGCAAGTCCGTGCGCGTGCTGTATGGCGGGTCGGTGAAGCCGTCGAACGCCACCGAGATATTCGCGGTCGAGAACGTGGATGGGGCGTTGGTGGGCGGTGCATCGTTGAAGGCCGACGACTTCGGCGGGATCATCGCGGCGCTGGATACGGCGAAGGGGTAG
- a CDS encoding alpha/beta hydrolase encodes MATDRILAPDLSGTTQRGGALSFAQYDDTIPPSHRPGLVEYSAANPDPNTSFTVAGARSIGSLPELAGKVQDAAGPLGRPIDSPVVFVHGFNTSMQDAVYRHAQIAHDYGLNGPQVTFSWPSIQRPLGYVRDKDSVLIARDHLAELLIALARENQNVFVFGHSMGTQLVVETLRQLSISGKRDVLAGIGGVILVSPDIDLDLFEAQHERIDPLPSPFVVMTSENDYALRFSSLLTAQPERLGSARDRSRLAALDLLVLDLSGLPNSRDHFLAATSPAVIDIVTGARTDVLTGRIARSGVIDIAAFQTATQDDVLHAGAFLKPPEAPTD; translated from the coding sequence TTGGCGACGGACCGCATTCTGGCCCCCGATCTGTCGGGCACGACGCAGCGCGGCGGCGCGCTGTCCTTTGCGCAATATGATGACACGATACCACCGAGCCATCGACCGGGACTTGTGGAATATTCGGCGGCCAACCCAGATCCGAACACCAGCTTTACTGTAGCCGGGGCTCGGTCGATCGGGTCGCTGCCAGAGCTTGCGGGCAAGGTGCAAGACGCGGCGGGCCCGCTCGGGCGTCCGATCGACAGTCCGGTGGTCTTTGTCCATGGCTTCAACACATCCATGCAGGACGCTGTCTACCGCCATGCGCAAATCGCCCATGATTACGGCCTGAATGGTCCGCAGGTGACCTTTTCATGGCCGTCGATTCAACGGCCCTTGGGCTATGTGCGCGACAAGGACAGCGTCCTGATCGCCCGAGATCATCTTGCGGAACTGCTGATCGCACTGGCGCGGGAAAATCAGAATGTCTTCGTCTTCGGCCATTCCATGGGCACGCAACTTGTCGTCGAAACCTTGCGGCAACTGTCGATTTCGGGGAAGCGCGACGTTCTGGCCGGGATCGGCGGCGTCATCCTCGTGTCGCCGGATATCGACCTTGATCTGTTCGAAGCCCAGCACGAACGCATCGATCCGCTTCCCAGTCCATTCGTGGTCATGACATCCGAAAACGACTACGCGCTGCGCTTCTCGTCCTTGCTGACGGCGCAGCCCGAGCGGCTGGGGTCGGCCCGCGACCGCAGCCGTCTCGCCGCGCTGGATCTGCTGGTTCTCGATCTGTCGGGCCTGCCCAATTCCCGCGACCACTTCCTGGCGGCCACGTCGCCTGCCGTCATCGACATCGTCACCGGTGCGCGCACAGATGTTCTGACTGGGCGGATCGCACGTAGCGGGGTAATCGACATCGCTGCGTTTCAGACCGCGACCCAAGACGACGTTTTACATGCAGGCGCTTTCCTGAAACCACCCGAGGCGCCTACCGACTAG
- a CDS encoding AraC family transcriptional regulator — protein sequence MMRIPSPVDDSGLTMTYPGFVFRTLLEGGYPADTLLAGTGLDSLQLQDPQFRSGFPPLRQLLLNAIAATGDPHLGVTLAQSFRPTYIGLPAYAAMNAARFKAGLEVLERYFALSFPAIDLRLLDRLPGGMAAIRVRSRFPFDDLEYFGIGSAVVAIDGLLKAMLGEETVTDNVEMAFAQPDGWFDIVPRIAFPVRFGTERTRVVFHAELLDRPLPGSDPLNHARLTALCAQAMAEMAQAASPVGQVEAILTKADPLCPSLSQIAAKLGYSERSLRRHLQQSDTTFRAMLDEIRERRARALLSETSMPVKGVAATLGFESPSNFARSFKRWTGLTPNAFRERVDLGRN from the coding sequence ATGATGCGCATTCCCTCGCCTGTCGATGACTCGGGTCTGACCATGACCTATCCGGGTTTCGTCTTCCGGACGCTTCTAGAGGGAGGCTATCCGGCTGACACACTTCTGGCAGGGACGGGCCTCGATAGTCTGCAGCTTCAGGATCCGCAGTTCAGATCGGGATTTCCGCCACTGCGTCAGCTGCTGCTGAACGCCATCGCCGCAACCGGCGATCCGCATCTGGGCGTGACGCTCGCGCAGTCGTTTCGGCCGACCTATATCGGTCTGCCCGCCTATGCAGCAATGAACGCGGCACGGTTCAAAGCCGGGTTGGAGGTGCTGGAACGCTATTTCGCACTGAGTTTTCCGGCCATCGATCTGCGGCTTCTGGATCGTCTGCCCGGCGGCATGGCGGCGATCCGGGTGCGGTCCCGGTTTCCCTTCGACGACCTGGAATATTTCGGCATCGGCAGTGCGGTTGTGGCCATCGACGGTCTTCTGAAGGCGATGCTTGGAGAAGAGACCGTGACCGACAACGTCGAGATGGCGTTCGCGCAGCCCGATGGGTGGTTCGATATCGTGCCTCGTATCGCCTTCCCGGTCAGGTTCGGCACCGAGCGGACCCGCGTCGTGTTCCATGCAGAGCTGCTGGATCGGCCGCTGCCCGGGTCTGATCCCTTGAACCACGCCCGTCTGACGGCGCTCTGTGCGCAGGCGATGGCCGAAATGGCCCAAGCGGCCTCTCCCGTCGGGCAGGTCGAGGCGATCCTGACCAAGGCGGATCCCCTGTGCCCGTCACTGTCGCAGATCGCGGCAAAGCTTGGTTATTCCGAACGCAGTCTGCGGCGACACCTTCAGCAGTCCGACACAACTTTTCGTGCAATGCTCGATGAAATACGCGAACGGCGCGCCCGCGCGCTTCTGTCCGAGACCTCGATGCCGGTAAAGGGCGTCGCGGCCACGCTTGGCTTCGAATCACCGTCGAACTTTGCGCGGAGTTTCAAGCGGTGGACGGGCCTGACGCCGAATGCGTTCCGCGAACGGGTCGATCTTGGCCGAAATTGA
- a CDS encoding DsbA family protein, translating to MFKPLALAALLATPVAADGLTDMTDAERAAFGDEVRAYLLENPQVLMEALSVLEQREQQAQAASDQELVAQFSEQLFNDGYSWVDGPADADVTVVEFMDYRCGYCRRAHPEVQQLLDSDANVRLIVKEFPILGEDSVLASRYAIATQIALGDEAYGTIHDALMTQNVEMSEAGLSALATDLGLDADAIAASMDDPEIARRIAETRALGQAMGINGTPSFIIEDQMLRGYVPLEGMMEIVEGVRG from the coding sequence ATGTTCAAGCCCCTTGCCCTTGCGGCCCTGCTCGCCACCCCAGTCGCCGCCGATGGGCTGACCGACATGACAGACGCCGAGCGCGCCGCCTTCGGGGACGAGGTGCGCGCCTACTTGCTGGAAAACCCGCAGGTTCTGATGGAAGCGCTCTCTGTTCTGGAACAGCGCGAGCAGCAGGCACAAGCCGCCAGCGACCAAGAGCTGGTCGCCCAATTCTCCGAGCAACTGTTCAACGACGGCTATTCCTGGGTCGACGGCCCGGCCGATGCCGATGTGACCGTGGTGGAATTCATGGACTACCGCTGCGGCTACTGCCGCCGCGCCCACCCAGAGGTGCAACAGCTGCTGGACAGCGACGCCAACGTCCGCCTGATCGTCAAGGAGTTCCCGATTTTGGGCGAAGACTCGGTGCTCGCCAGCCGCTACGCCATCGCCACGCAGATCGCACTGGGGGATGAGGCTTACGGCACAATTCACGACGCGCTGATGACCCAAAACGTCGAGATGTCGGAGGCCGGTCTGTCCGCCCTCGCCACCGACCTCGGCCTTGACGCCGACGCCATCGCCGCTTCAATGGACGACCCCGAAATCGCCCGCCGCATCGCCGAAACCCGCGCCTTGGGCCAAGCCATGGGCATCAACGGCACGCCTTCCTTCATCATCGAAGACCAGATGCTCCGAGGCTACGTGCCGCTGGAGGGGATGATGGAAATCGTGGAGGGCGTGCGGGGGTGA
- a CDS encoding type 1 glutamine amidotransferase domain-containing protein — protein sequence MTWIVVPILVLALLAILIYLYLPRILNMLGIHKHYTIPDFDLKGRRALVICTNHDKLDPSDKKTGAFGSEFTVPYYAFVNAGLEVDMASPKGGEIPIQPGSWSWPLASDDDKRFMADKKAMHDLHNSKAVADLDPADYDAIFMAGGWGAAYDLMQSEELSDFVTRANAQGKILGSVCHGALGLCGATGVDGEPLVKGRRVTGVTNNQINTFGIAITPKHPEEELRKLGAIYECQHAFRDPFATHTTIDGNLITGQNQNSGYEAAHRILEKMATQRNV from the coding sequence ATGACCTGGATCGTCGTTCCCATTCTTGTCCTGGCCCTTCTGGCCATCCTGATCTACCTGTATCTGCCGCGCATCCTGAACATGCTGGGCATCCACAAGCATTATACGATCCCCGATTTCGACCTGAAGGGACGCCGTGCGCTGGTGATCTGCACCAACCACGACAAGCTGGATCCGTCGGACAAGAAGACCGGCGCGTTCGGGTCCGAATTCACCGTGCCTTACTATGCCTTCGTCAACGCGGGACTGGAGGTGGACATGGCGTCCCCCAAGGGTGGTGAGATCCCGATCCAGCCGGGCTCGTGGTCCTGGCCGTTGGCAAGCGACGACGACAAGCGTTTCATGGCCGACAAGAAGGCGATGCACGATCTGCACAATTCGAAGGCGGTCGCTGACTTGGACCCCGCGGATTACGACGCGATCTTCATGGCCGGTGGCTGGGGCGCCGCCTACGACCTGATGCAGAGTGAGGAACTGAGCGACTTCGTGACCCGTGCGAACGCCCAAGGCAAAATCCTGGGCTCGGTCTGCCACGGCGCGCTGGGGCTGTGTGGCGCCACCGGTGTAGACGGTGAGCCGCTGGTAAAGGGGCGCCGCGTTACGGGGGTGACCAACAACCAGATCAACACTTTCGGCATCGCGATCACCCCCAAACACCCCGAGGAAGAGCTGCGCAAGCTGGGCGCGATCTATGAGTGCCAGCACGCTTTTCGGGACCCGTTTGCGACGCATACCACCATCGACGGCAACCTGATCACCGGCCAGAACCAGAACAGCGGATACGAGGCGGCACACCGTATTCTGGAAAAGATGGCCACGCAGCGCAACGTCTGA